In Thermoplasmatales archaeon, the DNA window CTTGCAAGATTATCCGCTAAATATCCTCCCTCAAGCAAGCAAACAATTTTTTCTTGAACCCCTTTAAATTTCTCTATTATTTCTCCATAAAAATTTATTCCTAGAGCAAGTCCTCCCAGTGGATCTGCATAATGGCTATCAAATCCAGCAGAAATTATAACAAAATCTGGTGAAAATTCCTTTGCAATTGGAATCATAATTTCATCCATAATTTTTCTAACACACCCTTCACCACTTCCATATGGGAGAGGAGCATTAACTGTATATCCTTCCCCTTCCCCAGTCCCTACTTCTTCTATTCTTCCAGTTCCAGGATAATGAGGGTAAAGATGAATTGATTGATAAAGGACATCGCATCTCTCATAAAATATATCCTGCGTTCCATTCCCGTGATGCACATCGTGGTCAAAAATCAGCACCCTTTTCCCTTTTTCTGCAAGCCAGTTCCCAGCAATCCCAGCATTATTAAAAATACAAAAACCCATCGACGCATGCCTCGTCGCATGGTGGCCGGGCGGGCGCAAGATTGCAAAAGCATTCCTATCTTTTCCCTCAATTATTTCATCGCACGCCTTGATTGCCCCTCCAGCAGCAAGTTTTGCTACTTCATAGGAGAATTCATTTGTATAAGTATCCATGTCGAGCCATCCAACTTTTTTGGCCCTTTTAATCATCTCTGAATCATGAACTTTTTCAATTTCATCCTCACTTATCTCATCTGGCTCAATTAAATTTAATTTATCATAGAATGGCATTTTTTTTAGGAAATTGATTATTGCAGTTGCTCGAGATGCATTTTCAACATGCGTTGGATTATCATGAAGCAGAAATTTATCTGAATAAATTACAAGGGTCATAAAGATAAACATATAATAAACTAAAAATTTTTGCAAATTGCCTTTTCAATTGCCTCTTCAATAACTTTTTCATTTAATCTTTTCTCCATTTCCTTTATTTCCTCAATTCTTGCTTTCGTAGCGGGATTTTTTGCAACCAAAAACGAACAGCAATCCGGCATTTCTTTTATAGAAATTTCATATGTCCCAATTTTTTTTGCTAAATCAACAATTTCATTCTTGTTCATCCCTAGAAGTGGAGAAAAAACCGGCGATGAAGATGCTTCATATATAGAAGCGAGATTTTCAATTGTTTGAGAAGCAACTTGTCCGATGCTATCACCAGTTACAATTGCCTTCGCGTTTTCCATTTTAGCAATTTCATTTGATATTTTCATCATTGCTCTCCTATAAATTATCATCCTGTAACTTGCTTTTATATTTGAAATAATTTCATTTTGTATATCTGCGAATGGAAGAAAATAAACCTTACTTTTACCCTGAAATCTAGAAAGTATCTTTGCTATTTCCTCAATTTTTTTTGGATAAGCTACAAGATTTTCATTATAAAAATGAAGAAATATGTTTTTGCAACCTCTTTTCATCATAAGAAAGGAGGCAACTGGCGAATCTATTCCTCCAGAAATCAGAGATATAACCTTTCCTTGGCTTCCAACAGGTAATCCACCAATTCCTTTTATTTTTTCTGTGTAAATATATGCTTTCTTTTTACATATTTCAATGAATATGTTTAGCTCAGGATTTTTTAAATTTACCTTCTTACCCAACTTATTTTTTATCTCCTCTCCCAAAATTTCGTTTAATTCCTGAGAAGTATATGGAAAATTTTTATCCTCCCTTCTTGTTGAAATCCTGAAGTTTGAGAAATCCATTTTTTTAGAAATTTCCAAAACCTTATTCCTCAAATCATCAATTTCAAGCCCCGCTTCAATTGCAAAAGAAAAATTTTCAATTCCAGGAATATTTTTGAGAATTTCTCTCGCCTTCTCGCTATTATCAACTATTATCCTTCCATGCTCTCTCTTTACTTTAACACCTCTAAGCATTTCCTCTATATTTCTAACCAAATTTTTTTCGAAAAAAATTCTGTTTTTTCCTTTTATACCTATTTCTCCATAATGAACAATTATCATTAATAAACAAATCTCACATTTTTAAAACCTTTTCCATATCCGCCAAAAATTGCTCTGCATTTCTATATCCAATAGTTCTATAAACTTCTTTTCCATCTTTTAAATAAACTATTGTTGGAATCTGGCTTACTCTATATAAATT includes these proteins:
- a CDS encoding histone deacetylase — its product is MTLVIYSDKFLLHDNPTHVENASRATAIINFLKKMPFYDKLNLIEPDEISEDEIEKVHDSEMIKRAKKVGWLDMDTYTNEFSYEVAKLAAGGAIKACDEIIEGKDRNAFAILRPPGHHATRHASMGFCIFNNAGIAGNWLAEKGKRVLIFDHDVHHGNGTQDIFYERCDVLYQSIHLYPHYPGTGRIEEVGTGEGEGYTVNAPLPYGSGEGCVRKIMDEIMIPIAKEFSPDFVIISAGFDSHYADPLGGLALGINFYGEIIEKFKGVQEKIVCLLEGGYLADNLARGVAIEISHLVDEPISFEENVGGKECDRIVEEIKRVMKNYWNL
- the thiI gene encoding tRNA 4-thiouridine(8) synthase ThiI — its product is MIIVHYGEIGIKGKNRIFFEKNLVRNIEEMLRGVKVKREHGRIIVDNSEKAREILKNIPGIENFSFAIEAGLEIDDLRNKVLEISKKMDFSNFRISTRREDKNFPYTSQELNEILGEEIKNKLGKKVNLKNPELNIFIEICKKKAYIYTEKIKGIGGLPVGSQGKVISLISGGIDSPVASFLMMKRGCKNIFLHFYNENLVAYPKKIEEIAKILSRFQGKSKVYFLPFADIQNEIISNIKASYRMIIYRRAMMKISNEIAKMENAKAIVTGDSIGQVASQTIENLASIYEASSSPVFSPLLGMNKNEIVDLAKKIGTYEISIKEMPDCCSFLVAKNPATKARIEEIKEMEKRLNEKVIEEAIEKAICKNF